One region of Juglans regia cultivar Chandler chromosome 4, Walnut 2.0, whole genome shotgun sequence genomic DNA includes:
- the LOC109017645 gene encoding pentatricopeptide repeat-containing protein At4g13650-like isoform X2, with protein sequence MLMTPISLPWSYPRSLFGYFPRAFRHQSTLKTAPNLHKGIPPRHSFLTNPYLLLKNNLANLARFSNTAISNAFDDFPVQEDEGNPKGIDFLHIMEERGIRANHQTYLWLLEGCLNYGSLLCGQKLHGKILKLGFDSEHVLCDRIIDVYVACGDLDGAVKVLDDMHNRSVSSWNRIINGFAANKLTGRVLGLFRRMTAEKMSPDETTFAGVLRACGGSNVSFHHVEQIHARIIYHGFGAHTRMHTSGIAPTPYIFSSVLSACAKIELFDVGEQLHGLVFKEGFSCETYVCNALVTLYSRSGNLTSAEQIFSKMRYGDGVSYNSMISGLAQQGFSDRALELFKDMQLDCLKPDCVTVASLLSACASIGALHTGRQLHSYAMKAGMSSDLILEGSLLDLYVKCSDIDTAHKFFLATETDNVVLWNVMLVAYGQLGSLSDSFEIFRQMQIEGMLPNQFTYPSLLKTCTSVGALYLGEQIHTQVIKTGFQLNVYVCSVLIDMYAKHGKLDTALKILRRQTEEDVVSWTALVAGHAQHGMFAEALKLFLEMLNRGIRSDNIGFSSAISACAGIQALNQGQQIHAKSCVSGYSDDPSIGNSLVSLYARCGRIKEAYLAFEKIDDRDNISWNALISGFAQHGYCEEALKVFVQMTKAGVEVNLFTFASAVSAAANIANKKPGKQIHAMILKTGYSSETEVSNVLITLYAKCGGIDDAEREFRAMVEKNEVSWNALITGYSQHGYGIKALHLFEEMKKLGMMPNHITFVGVLTACSHVGMVNEGLDYFESMSKEHGLAPKPEHYVCVVNLLSRAGFLSRARRFVEDMPTKPDAMVWRTLLSACIVHKNMEIGEFAARHLLELEPEDSATYVLLSNIYAVAGKWDSRDYARQMMKNRGVKKEPGRSWIEVKNSIHAFFVGDRLHPLADKIYEYLKDLNEQAAEIGYVPDHCTLGEQGQRDATVHIHSEKLAIAFGLLSLSNTIPVHVFKNLRVCNDCHNWIKYVSKISNRAIVVRDAYRFHHFEGGICSCRDYW encoded by the exons ATGCTAATGACTCCAATCTCTCTCCCTTGGTCCTATCCACGTTCCTTATTCGGTTACTTCCCGCGTGCATTCAGACACCAAAGCACTCTCAAAACCGCGCCAAATCTTCATAAGGGGATCCCACCACGCCATTCTTTTCTGACAAATCCGTATCTTTtgcttaaaaataatttagctAATTTAGCTCGTTTTAGTAACACTGCGATATCCAATGCTTTTGACGACTTCCCAGTCCAAGAAGATGAAGGAAACCCAAAGGGAATTGATTTCCTCCATATCATGGAAGAGCGTGGAATTCGAGCGAATCATCAGACCTATCTATGGCTTTTAGAAGGGTGTTTGAATTATGGTTCCTTATTGTGTGGTCAGAAGCTTCACGGAAAGATTTTGAAGTTGGGTTTTGATTCGGAGCATGTTTTGTGTGATCGAATTATCGATGTATACGTTGCCTGCGGTGATTTAGATGGTGCAGTTAAGGTTCTTGATGATATGCATAATAGAAGTGTATCTTCTTGGAATAGAATAATCAATGGATTTGCTGCGAACAAGTTGACTGGTCGGGTATTGGGTCTCTTTCGTCGGATGACGGCTGAGAAAATGAGTCCGGATGAAACAACATTTGCTGGAGTCTTAAGGGCGTGCGGGGGTAGTAATGTTTCCTTCCACCATGTGGAGCAGATTCATGCTAGGATTATTTATCATGGTTTTGGTGCCCATACACGT ATGCATACATCGGGAATTGCCCCTACTCCTTATATCTTTTCAAGTGTTCTAAGTGCCTGCGCCAAGATAGAGTTGTTTGATGTGGGAGAGCAGCTTCATGGTCTTGTTTTTAAGGAGGGGTTTTCTTGTGAGACGTATGTATGCAATGCTCTTGTTACATTGTATTCCCGCTCAGGGAACTTGACATCTGCTGAACAGATTTTCAGCAAAATGCGATATGGGGATGGTGTTTCATATAATTCGATGATCTCAGGGCTAGCTCAGCAGGGTTTTAGTGATAGGGCTCTGGAATTGTTCAAGGACATGCAGCTTGATTGCTTGAAACCAGATTGTGTTACAGTTGCAAGTTTGTTGAGTGCCTGTGCATCTATTGGAGCTCTTCATACAGGAAGGCAACTTCACTCATATGCAATGAAAGCTGGAATGTCTTCAGATCTCATTCTTGAAGGTTCTCTGCTGGATCTTTATGTGAAATGCTCAGACATAGATACTGcccataaattttttcttgcAACAGAGACTGATAATGTGGTCCTATGGAATGTGATGTTAGTCGCTTATGGGCAGTTAGGTAGTCTGAGTGATTCGTTTGAAATATTTAGACAGATGCAGATTGAAGGCATGTTACCCAATCAATTTACTTATCCAAGTTTACTGAAAACATGTACCTCTGTGGGAGCTCTTTATCTAGGAGAGCAGATTCATACTCAAGTCATAAAGACTGGGTTTCAGCTCAATGTGTACGTTTGCAGTGTGCTTATAGATATGTATGCAAAGCATGGAAAACTTGATACTGCCCTGAAAATCCTCAGACGACAAACTGAGGAAGATGTTGTCTCTTGGACAGCTTTGGTTGCTGGCCATGCACAGCATGGTATGTTTGCCGAGGCTCTTAAGCTTTTTTTAGAAATGTTAAATCGAGGGATCCGATCTGATAATATTGGGTTTTCAAGTGCCATAAGTGCATGTGCCGGTATTCAAGCCCTCAACCAAGGACAGCAAATACATGCTAAATCATGTGTCTCTGGTTACTCAGATGATCCTTCAATTGGGAATTCACTTGTCAGTCTTTATGCTAGATGTGGTAGAATTAAAGAAGCATATTtagcatttgaaaaaattgatgataGAGATAATATATCGTGGAATGCATTGATATCAGGGTTTGCACAGCATGGGTACTGTGAGGAAGCACTAAAAGTATTTGTTCAAATGACCAAAGCTGGAGTAGAAGTTAATTTATTCACATTTGCCTCTGCAGTTAGTGCAGCTGCCAACATAGCAAATAAAAAACCGGGGAAGCAAATCCATGCTATGATTCTAAAAACTGGGTATAGTTCAGAAACTGAGGTTTCTAATGTTTTAATCACATTGTATGCCAAGTGTGGTGGCATAGATGATGCCGAGAGAGAGTTTCGTGCAATGGTCgaaaaaaatgaggtttctTGGAATGCATTGATTACTGGCTATTCTCAACATGGATATGGTATTAAAGCACTACATCTTTTTGAGGAGATGAAAAAGCTTGGTATGATGCCTAACCATATTACTTTTGTGGGAGTTTTGACAGCCTGTAGCCATGTGGGTATGGTGAACGAGGGGCTTGACTACTTTGAATCCATGAGCAAAGAGCATGGCTTAGCTCCTAAACCTGAGCACTATGTTTGTGTTGTGAATCTTCTTAGTCGGGCTGGTTTCTTGAGCCGTGCAAGAAGATTTGTGGAGGATATGCCAACTAAACCAGATGCAATGGTTTGGAGGACCCTATTAAGTGCTTGTATAGTTCATAAGAACATGGAAATTGGAGAGTTTGCTGCCCGCCATCTCCTAGAACTAGAGCCCGAAGACTCGGCCACTTACGTCCTACTATCGAATATATATGCAGTGGCTGGGAAATGGGACTCTAGGGATTATGCAAGGCAAATGATGAAAAACAGGGGTGTGAAGAAAGAGCCTGGCCGTAGCTGGATTGAGGTTAAGAATTCAATTCATGCATTCTTTGTTGGTGACCGGCTCCACCCACTAGCAGATAAGATATATGAATACTTGAAAGATTTGAATGAACAGGCAGCTGAAATCGGTTATGTGCCGGACCATTGTACTCTTGGAGAGCAAGGGCAGAGGGATGCAACAGTACATATTCATAGTGAGAAATTGGCAATTGCTTTTGGACTTCTTAGCCTATCCAATACAATTCCTGTACACGTGTTTAAGAACCTCCGAGTCTGTAATGATTGCCATAATTGGATTAAGTATGTGTCAAAGATTTCAAATCGAGCTATTGTAGTAAGGGATGCATATCGATTTCATCATTTTGAAGGTGGTATTTGTTCATGTAGAGATTACTGGTAA
- the LOC109017645 gene encoding pentatricopeptide repeat-containing protein At4g13650-like isoform X1, translating into MLMTPISLPWSYPRSLFGYFPRAFRHQSTLKTAPNLHKGIPPRHSFLTNPYLLLKNNLANLARFSNTAISNAFDDFPVQEDEGNPKGIDFLHIMEERGIRANHQTYLWLLEGCLNYGSLLCGQKLHGKILKLGFDSEHVLCDRIIDVYVACGDLDGAVKVLDDMHNRSVSSWNRIINGFAANKLTGRVLGLFRRMTAEKMSPDETTFAGVLRACGGSNVSFHHVEQIHARIIYHGFGAHTRVCNLLIYLYLRNGFIDSAKKIFDRLYFKNSVSWVAMMSGLSQNEHEVESIHLFCQMHTSGIAPTPYIFSSVLSACAKIELFDVGEQLHGLVFKEGFSCETYVCNALVTLYSRSGNLTSAEQIFSKMRYGDGVSYNSMISGLAQQGFSDRALELFKDMQLDCLKPDCVTVASLLSACASIGALHTGRQLHSYAMKAGMSSDLILEGSLLDLYVKCSDIDTAHKFFLATETDNVVLWNVMLVAYGQLGSLSDSFEIFRQMQIEGMLPNQFTYPSLLKTCTSVGALYLGEQIHTQVIKTGFQLNVYVCSVLIDMYAKHGKLDTALKILRRQTEEDVVSWTALVAGHAQHGMFAEALKLFLEMLNRGIRSDNIGFSSAISACAGIQALNQGQQIHAKSCVSGYSDDPSIGNSLVSLYARCGRIKEAYLAFEKIDDRDNISWNALISGFAQHGYCEEALKVFVQMTKAGVEVNLFTFASAVSAAANIANKKPGKQIHAMILKTGYSSETEVSNVLITLYAKCGGIDDAEREFRAMVEKNEVSWNALITGYSQHGYGIKALHLFEEMKKLGMMPNHITFVGVLTACSHVGMVNEGLDYFESMSKEHGLAPKPEHYVCVVNLLSRAGFLSRARRFVEDMPTKPDAMVWRTLLSACIVHKNMEIGEFAARHLLELEPEDSATYVLLSNIYAVAGKWDSRDYARQMMKNRGVKKEPGRSWIEVKNSIHAFFVGDRLHPLADKIYEYLKDLNEQAAEIGYVPDHCTLGEQGQRDATVHIHSEKLAIAFGLLSLSNTIPVHVFKNLRVCNDCHNWIKYVSKISNRAIVVRDAYRFHHFEGGICSCRDYW; encoded by the coding sequence ATGCTAATGACTCCAATCTCTCTCCCTTGGTCCTATCCACGTTCCTTATTCGGTTACTTCCCGCGTGCATTCAGACACCAAAGCACTCTCAAAACCGCGCCAAATCTTCATAAGGGGATCCCACCACGCCATTCTTTTCTGACAAATCCGTATCTTTtgcttaaaaataatttagctAATTTAGCTCGTTTTAGTAACACTGCGATATCCAATGCTTTTGACGACTTCCCAGTCCAAGAAGATGAAGGAAACCCAAAGGGAATTGATTTCCTCCATATCATGGAAGAGCGTGGAATTCGAGCGAATCATCAGACCTATCTATGGCTTTTAGAAGGGTGTTTGAATTATGGTTCCTTATTGTGTGGTCAGAAGCTTCACGGAAAGATTTTGAAGTTGGGTTTTGATTCGGAGCATGTTTTGTGTGATCGAATTATCGATGTATACGTTGCCTGCGGTGATTTAGATGGTGCAGTTAAGGTTCTTGATGATATGCATAATAGAAGTGTATCTTCTTGGAATAGAATAATCAATGGATTTGCTGCGAACAAGTTGACTGGTCGGGTATTGGGTCTCTTTCGTCGGATGACGGCTGAGAAAATGAGTCCGGATGAAACAACATTTGCTGGAGTCTTAAGGGCGTGCGGGGGTAGTAATGTTTCCTTCCACCATGTGGAGCAGATTCATGCTAGGATTATTTATCATGGTTTTGGTGCCCATACACGTGTATGTAATctcttgatttatttatatttgagaaaCGGGTTTATAGATTCTGCTAAAAAGATTTTTGATAGATTATATTTCAAGAATAGTGTTTCTTGGGTGGCGATGATGTCAGGTTTATCTCAGAATGAACATGAAGTAGAATCCATTCACTTATTTTGCCAGATGCATACATCGGGAATTGCCCCTACTCCTTATATCTTTTCAAGTGTTCTAAGTGCCTGCGCCAAGATAGAGTTGTTTGATGTGGGAGAGCAGCTTCATGGTCTTGTTTTTAAGGAGGGGTTTTCTTGTGAGACGTATGTATGCAATGCTCTTGTTACATTGTATTCCCGCTCAGGGAACTTGACATCTGCTGAACAGATTTTCAGCAAAATGCGATATGGGGATGGTGTTTCATATAATTCGATGATCTCAGGGCTAGCTCAGCAGGGTTTTAGTGATAGGGCTCTGGAATTGTTCAAGGACATGCAGCTTGATTGCTTGAAACCAGATTGTGTTACAGTTGCAAGTTTGTTGAGTGCCTGTGCATCTATTGGAGCTCTTCATACAGGAAGGCAACTTCACTCATATGCAATGAAAGCTGGAATGTCTTCAGATCTCATTCTTGAAGGTTCTCTGCTGGATCTTTATGTGAAATGCTCAGACATAGATACTGcccataaattttttcttgcAACAGAGACTGATAATGTGGTCCTATGGAATGTGATGTTAGTCGCTTATGGGCAGTTAGGTAGTCTGAGTGATTCGTTTGAAATATTTAGACAGATGCAGATTGAAGGCATGTTACCCAATCAATTTACTTATCCAAGTTTACTGAAAACATGTACCTCTGTGGGAGCTCTTTATCTAGGAGAGCAGATTCATACTCAAGTCATAAAGACTGGGTTTCAGCTCAATGTGTACGTTTGCAGTGTGCTTATAGATATGTATGCAAAGCATGGAAAACTTGATACTGCCCTGAAAATCCTCAGACGACAAACTGAGGAAGATGTTGTCTCTTGGACAGCTTTGGTTGCTGGCCATGCACAGCATGGTATGTTTGCCGAGGCTCTTAAGCTTTTTTTAGAAATGTTAAATCGAGGGATCCGATCTGATAATATTGGGTTTTCAAGTGCCATAAGTGCATGTGCCGGTATTCAAGCCCTCAACCAAGGACAGCAAATACATGCTAAATCATGTGTCTCTGGTTACTCAGATGATCCTTCAATTGGGAATTCACTTGTCAGTCTTTATGCTAGATGTGGTAGAATTAAAGAAGCATATTtagcatttgaaaaaattgatgataGAGATAATATATCGTGGAATGCATTGATATCAGGGTTTGCACAGCATGGGTACTGTGAGGAAGCACTAAAAGTATTTGTTCAAATGACCAAAGCTGGAGTAGAAGTTAATTTATTCACATTTGCCTCTGCAGTTAGTGCAGCTGCCAACATAGCAAATAAAAAACCGGGGAAGCAAATCCATGCTATGATTCTAAAAACTGGGTATAGTTCAGAAACTGAGGTTTCTAATGTTTTAATCACATTGTATGCCAAGTGTGGTGGCATAGATGATGCCGAGAGAGAGTTTCGTGCAATGGTCgaaaaaaatgaggtttctTGGAATGCATTGATTACTGGCTATTCTCAACATGGATATGGTATTAAAGCACTACATCTTTTTGAGGAGATGAAAAAGCTTGGTATGATGCCTAACCATATTACTTTTGTGGGAGTTTTGACAGCCTGTAGCCATGTGGGTATGGTGAACGAGGGGCTTGACTACTTTGAATCCATGAGCAAAGAGCATGGCTTAGCTCCTAAACCTGAGCACTATGTTTGTGTTGTGAATCTTCTTAGTCGGGCTGGTTTCTTGAGCCGTGCAAGAAGATTTGTGGAGGATATGCCAACTAAACCAGATGCAATGGTTTGGAGGACCCTATTAAGTGCTTGTATAGTTCATAAGAACATGGAAATTGGAGAGTTTGCTGCCCGCCATCTCCTAGAACTAGAGCCCGAAGACTCGGCCACTTACGTCCTACTATCGAATATATATGCAGTGGCTGGGAAATGGGACTCTAGGGATTATGCAAGGCAAATGATGAAAAACAGGGGTGTGAAGAAAGAGCCTGGCCGTAGCTGGATTGAGGTTAAGAATTCAATTCATGCATTCTTTGTTGGTGACCGGCTCCACCCACTAGCAGATAAGATATATGAATACTTGAAAGATTTGAATGAACAGGCAGCTGAAATCGGTTATGTGCCGGACCATTGTACTCTTGGAGAGCAAGGGCAGAGGGATGCAACAGTACATATTCATAGTGAGAAATTGGCAATTGCTTTTGGACTTCTTAGCCTATCCAATACAATTCCTGTACACGTGTTTAAGAACCTCCGAGTCTGTAATGATTGCCATAATTGGATTAAGTATGTGTCAAAGATTTCAAATCGAGCTATTGTAGTAAGGGATGCATATCGATTTCATCATTTTGAAGGTGGTATTTGTTCATGTAGAGATTACTGGTAA